Within Lagopus muta isolate bLagMut1 chromosome 1, bLagMut1 primary, whole genome shotgun sequence, the genomic segment AACCTTCTGGAGATAGCTAGAATGGATCCAAGGAAGGATGAGTAAGGACTGATAGCTCATCTCTCTACAAGAGTCATCCCATGAAGCAACTGCTCATAGCTTGAGCCATATGGAGAAGGGCTCATGCACAGGATGTAGCTAAGGTGCTGAACTCTTTGACAGAGGAAACTTCTGGGAGGAATGTGATGAAAACACCCAACACAAGCACCAAGCTTTCAGTTACAAGACTAGAGATACCCAAAGAGTATTAATAGAGAAAAGTTTTGTCTTCGGCCAAGAAGGCCCTGAGCTACAATATATTTAAGATAGATATGATAGGAAAGTTCATACCCATCTTAAATATCTTGATCTACAGCTTCCCTGAAGTTTGGTTTGCCTTTACTACCTGCTTTGAGTTATGGTCTGGGTAGGATTTGTGCCTGGAGAACCAACATAGCTGTAACACCCACTGCAGGGCCAACACATGGATGCAGGAACTGTCTCCTCAAGGAGAGAccttcacccccccccccccccccccccactcctgATCTGTCCCAGCCCTACAGCAGCATCAGAGGCACATCCATCTTCATCTTAATATCACCACCAACACAACCTCCAAGTTATCCTCATAATAAAGTGGAGGAAGGTATGAAAACATCAGCAGGCAAGTCTTCCCAGGGCTAAGGGCCCATCACAGGAAACCTCTTTTCAAGGCTTCCACGTTCTTTATACCCCACAGCCACTTTCCTTCAATGAAACCCCAAAGTCAAGGGGAAGCACCTTCCCCCAGCAAGAAGGAAGACACCCCAGCTCCTACCCCCTGCACAGctgttgtcatggttttatgatttttggtcatcagtattccacaccataacatcatgtaatgcattgggggtggggtttgatatctgccgaatgttcgtccgtcggagaagaactacttttccccaggagactttgcggtcagcaaggggatataactccaagcaaggtcacctgatccttcttcttcgcctgctcttcgctgtctgcgcttcgctatctgcgcttcgccgcctgcgcttcgccgcctgcgcttcgccgcctgcgcttcgccgtctgtacttcagtcactcaactggactgcacttctcaccccagcattgtggtgaggtctatacaattcaaacagactctctctctctctctctctctctctctctcattgtattttactaatactatatttagtaaaatcatttgtttcacctcagatcagtgctgttgttttcaagtattttggggtcccctgcttcccctttcccagaggcgcggatccgcagatccctccgccctgctggtcacggaactgggccggaccagcccataaaccgttgacagcTGTTGAAAAACAAGCCCAAGCATCACAACTACTCACCATGACTCCAaactggaatggactgccaagggaggtggtggagtcaccgaccctgggggtgttcaaggaaaggctggatgttgtgttgagggccatggtttagtgggagctattgggaataggtgaacggttggactggatgatcttttaggtcttttccaaccttggtgattctatgattctattctataaACCACCAAGGCTCCtcaacaaaaaacacagcaccTAACTTGGAACATACCTGACTGCTCTCTTGGGGACTCTTCTGTAGGGAGGTAGAGCCAGGCTTGCACTTAGAGGGCTCCCTCCTGactccttccccctcctcttgCACCTGTGGGCAAAGTGTTCAggtgtttcttttcaggaagtGAATGTGGGGTAATGATGTACTCTGTAGGACTTGTACCTGCAGACTTGGAGATTCTTTGGTCTTTCAAATTTTCATTGCTGGTGGGAAATAGGACTGTtatgtgcctcagtttccctcctTTAAAATAGGGATAAGAAACATGGTATAGCAAAAATTGATCAGAGATGCTAAGGCTATTGTGGAACTGATGGATGTCCTGGAGGACCTGAAACAGCTGTGGGGAGAGGTGATGATACACAGTATAACACCAGGACTGAGAAGCACCAATGAGACCATCAcactgcaaatggaaaatgcttttattttctatacaGCATACACCAAAGCAAGAAACTCATTGACTTGGGACGTTCCAGAAGCTAGTAACAcaagttttaaaatgtgaagtACACCAAGGTGTGGGGACTGACTCTATGAAGGCTACTAAACCTTATTGTATGGTCCCCCGAACATAGTTTGGTCAACCCAACTGTGGGGTTACCTactgtagggaatctgctttagcaaggggttgaactcagtgatctttagaggtcccttctaaaCCCTGTAGTACCGTGATTTTGTGAGCCCCCATCTCACCACCCTTTCTGGGTGCACCCCTGGGTGGTGGGGCCTGTGAAGGGGGAGAGCAGAAAATGAGGTGTGATGGGGAGGCTAAGCAGCTCTGTGTCTCCCAGAAAACtctgtttttcctcaaagaGTGGCCAGGATGTGGCACTGGCAGCAAGGGAAGAGGACAGGTTCTTGAAGTTGTAGGTACTTGGTAAGAGTGAGGGAGTTTCTCATCCTTCTCAAGAGAGAGGGGTTGACTTTTGCACCTGATGTGCTCCATGCCCATGTCACCAGATGTGATGCAGGGGATCCATGTGGGCTGCTGGGGTTGGCTCTGTCCCTGGTCACAGCCCCTCCTGGCCCAGCTCAAAGTAGCACAGGACATCCCAGTGGCAGGGTAGGACATAGAGGAGTGGAACAGAACAACTCGTGTGTGGGATGGCGCATTGCAAGTGCAGGGTAGGGCATACAAAGAGGAGGAGAGGTCAACCTGGAACAAAATGGGACATCTCAAAGGTAGGATAGGACATCTCAGAACAAGATGAGACATCTCAGGGGCAGGGAAGGAAACGCCGGTGGTGGCTTCTGATGTATCACTATAGAAGGTCCCTATGCCCCTGGTGTTCTGTGTTTCTGGTACTTTATCTTCTGCATATATGGGATTCATGGGATACACCTTTTGTGGTCACAACTGGAAAtcagcttgtttttttccccagccaaGACCTCATAGATGTGAACACGGGCACCTTCCCATACAGCAGGAGGGTATTTTTGGCCAGATACTTGATGCTCATTACATTATACTGCCTGAATTCCTTCCTCAGCCAGATGGGCATGGGGTTCCGGGAAGGGATTCAGGACCTACTGTCCTTGGGGAATTGCCAAAATCCCTGCAACATCTCTGGTTTGCATTTATATGATAAAGGAGCATTGGCatgtggaggaggagaaggagggtGAGGGGGGTCCTGGAGGCCAGGGGATGCCTGGGGGAAAGGATTATGTAGAGGCTGAAAGGGAGCCGACAGTAAAAACAGAAGGATATGATGGTCAGAGTAGACCCACACTTGActgcacagcaaagtgcaaTCAATACCTTTTGAATGCAATACCTGAAATTGTGTTCCATCCCTGCACAAAGTGTGGCAGGAAAGACTGAATCCTCACCCAGCTTTTAGGAAACTGCTGTCTGAAAGTCAGTGCTGTCCTTCCTAAGCCTTGGCTCCAGTTGCTGCCAGAACCAGGTGGTGGCTGATGGAGATTTCAGCGCTCCTGTTTCTATCCCACTTCCTTGGGAAATCCGGCTCCTCTGACCTTCGCCTCCCTCTTGGCCCCTCTGACCAGCCTCCAGCCTCGCTTGGCAGAGGCTAAGAAGGAGGATTAATTTTGGAAAGATTTGTCCAAACCGGTGCTGGCTGTGGGTGAGTCCCCCACAGGGATGCAGCTGAAGAGGGAGGATCTCTGCTTTCCCCATCACTTGCCGTCAGCTGCTATCTGCTGTCCCTGGCTCGGCTTTGAGCTTGTAGTCATGGTCTGGTGCTGGCATACACGTGTAGACACCCGTAGACAACCCTATGCTTTGGAAAGACAGTCTGGACAGCCTTGGGACATCTCTGGCCAAACCTACAAAGGGACAAGAGCATATCTGACCTTGCTTTTTCCAGTGAGATGTGTGTGAGCATCTCTCGATTTTCCAGCTGTAAAATGGGCACAACCACTGTGTAGCACTGAACAGCTCAATATACTCGTGGGGGATGGACATGTAGGTTGCTGGGCTGTAAAATGCATAAAGCTATGTAGATCTTTATGTAAAGATCCGTATAGACTAATGCTATAGAATAAGCTCACCGATCCATCCTCAGCTCCAGGGTGCAGGCAGGAGGGGGTCactgcacagagatgctgtgggCATGTTGGTGTGTTTTCTGTTGGAAATGTGTGTTAGGAAGGGAAGATGCTGGAGGATTGgtatatttatttgatttttgctttttggtcAACTCCCAGTTCTAAGGCCCTGGGCTGGGGGTCAGCTAGGAGCCTTGGCTGCCCAACCGTGGTCTCTCTGGGCATGAATTCAGCTGTCTTGCCTCCAGCTATGTCCTTGCAAGTGGCTTGTGGATCTATCTGCCAACCCTTCAACCAAAGACCTGTCCTCCGTAATATCCCACCTGGTGTTCCCTGTAGCTATGACATGGATGGGATTGGTGGGAACTGTTTTGCTGCTCTTGGTAAATTTCTTCTGGAGGAAGAGGGCCAAATTTCTCTCCGTCTCCCAGTTTCCTCTCCACGTGCTGGGATGGAGGTCAGGAGAGGGTTTCATCTTGGAACTGGGCTGTGAGGTGAAGAGAGAAGGGGATTGAGAGGAAGGGATATATAGCCCAAAGTAAAGTGGGTGCTTGATGATCTCTGGCTTGATGGAGAGTGGGTGAAGGGAATCAGGGTGAGCAGGGGTGGTTTGGCCAGGAATATACCTTGAAAATGAAGCACCTGGATCTGCATGGATGGTGGGGATGTGGATGGGGGTAGACTGGACAACACAGACAGCCCTGCAGGTGGGTCTGGAGTGGCTGGTTAGTGATCCATGACTCTTGGGGTCCAAACTCACCTTAAGCTGTGAGAGAGAGGCAAAGCCATGCTGCATTCTGTGGTTGCTTATAAATGATCATTTGGATGAAAGGTGATGGCTTCTTGGATGAAGGTTTTGGCAGGGAAAAGAGTGGTTGCAAAATAACCTGAAATCTAGCATTCCCAGTAGGAGAAATTGTGAAATCTCTCTGGAGGTCATAGTCagagaatcatttgagttggaagggacccttaaatgtcatctagtccaattccccagcaatgaatagggacatctacagctggatcaggttgcttAGAATCCTCtctagcctgaccttgaatgtctgcaGGTATGGGGCACGATCCTCTTACCAATCAAGGTTTTCCCTTCCCAATATAGTTGTGACTGTGTATGGGGACAACCGTGTTTGGAGACTTGAGTGAGAGCATGACCAGGGCTGTTGTAGGAAAGGGAGCTTTTACAAAGGCTATGGACCTCAATGAGCAGCCGCTGGAGGCGATGGGAGAACCAAGCATTGGAAACTCAACAGATTGTAGCTTTAATAGGGACCTTTCCAAAACAACATGTccccctgccctgctgaggACACCACCCTCTTCCCCACACATGGAAATGTCCAGGAGAAGGAATAGGGGAGActgggaaggaaagcaggaggaagaagagataTGAAAGTTAGGTAGCTCTATGGGTCAAAAATATACAACACTGATATCATACACGGCTGTCAGTCCTCTCCAACCAGCAGGTTGGGGCCGGGTGTTGGCCCCGTGTGGCCATCCCTGCTCCAAGTCAACCCCTGCCCCGCGAGCATCACTTCCGCCGCCCAATTTGGGCCATGAGGTGTGCATTGGCAGCAGCCTTCGCCCGCAAGTTTTTGGCTTTGGCGATGTTGAAGAGGATATTCATGATGTTGGTGGGGACGTCGAGGGACAGGGTGACCTTGGTGCGGCGGTCGCTTTTGGCACGGTTTTGGTAGGTCTTCCCCTTCACCTGCGCCTGGGAGGTGTATTTGTAATGGCCTTCCCCTGGGAATgtccttttccctctctcttcctctgcttcctcctcctcctcggaTGCTTCCTCTGCTGGATGGTAGTCATAGCCACGCTTGTCCAAGACGGTGTTTTCCTCTGGGAGGCTCTTCTGGGCCTCGGTGATGGCCGCGTTGAGGCAGCTGAAAATGGAGGCAGCGTTGTAGAGGCGGAAGGCCCTGCTGGTTTCTGTGGCACAGAGGAGGGCGAGGAGGAGCAACAGCTTGGCGTGGGGCATGATGGTGGCCTGCCCAGTGGAGAGAGCAAGAGGAGGGCAGAGATGGGTGTCAGCTTCCCAGCAGGCATGGGGCAGAGTACCACCATCCCTTCATCATCTCCTGTCCCAGACTCATGGGTTCAACTCCCAGATcccaaaatcatagaatcatttgggttggaagggatctttaagatcacctagttccaacccccttgctataggcaaggacactttccactagaccaggttgctcagaaccccatccagcctggattcACCTCCCATGTTTCAGAGTCTTGACTTCACCTCCCAGATCCCAAAGACTTGTGTTCACCTCCTGTGTCCCACAGTCCTGAGTTCATCTCCCTCATCCCACTCTCCTGGGTTCGCCTCCTACTTTCCGAGATCTCGGGTTCACCTCCCACATCTTGAAGTCCTGTGTTCACCTCCCACACCCCAAAGCCTTGGATTTGCCTCCCATATCCTACACTCTTGGGTTCACCTCTCATGTCCCAAAGTCCAGAACTCACCTCCTAAATCTCAAAGTCATGGGTTCATCTCCCATGTAAAAAAATCATGAGTTAATCTAACAAGTCTCCCCCAAGGTTCCATCTAACATTTGGGGCAAGTGGGAATGAATTACTTTAGGACATCTTCCTCTAAAGTTCAACCTCCAAACTCCGGGTTTGGGGGTACTGGGTAGGATGACCAAGGTGTTTTGCAAAATTGAAGCCTCTATGGAAGATTTGGCCTTCTCACTGTTGACATCATGACACAGTAACATCACTCACTACTTGAAATACGATCATTTTAATGTCCCAAAACCTTGGttaaaaaaacttgaaaattttTGAGATAACCTCAATATTGCAAAACCTTCCCATCTTCAAGTCCATATGTGCACCCATCTGCTCAGCTAAAGGTCTACAAAGAATTTCCAGGCGGGGATTCTTTCACCTTATCGACAACGGTACAACCAGCCCCCCAGCCAGCCCCAATGTCACCCTGACCCTGAAAGCACCTGGAGGTGGACTGCCATTCCCAATCTTCTGGCCCCATCTTGTGGCAAGAGCATCTCATGGCAAGCTCTGGCCAGCAGGACAAGTCAGTCACAAGGATGCAACAGCATCTCTTGGGGTCTTCTGGGTGAGTGGATGTCCTCCAAAATTCAACCAGCCCCCTTATCTCATGAAATGTCATCACGAATCTGCTCTTCAGTCAGTCTGTGAAATTGGAGTCATTTTAACTGTCCTTTGCTGTCCCTTGGGAGGAGCAGATCAGGGCAGGTTCATCCCCTTAACTCTGCCCTTTGCTGTCCCTTGGGAGGTGCAGATCAGGGCAAGTTCATCCCCTTAACTCTGCCCTTTCTTTCCCTGGCAGAGGGAGATCAGGGCAGGTTTATATCTTAAATCTGCCTTTTCGCTGTCCCTTGTGGAAGGGGTTAAGTGTGGATTTATCCCCTTTATCCAGAGAAAAGAAGGGTGTGAAACATCTGTGTTATGACCCAGGTAGCATTATCAAAACTGCTACTGCAGGACGATGAGCAAAACCATTCCCAGGCACACAACCCCCACATGAATGTGATTTGGGACCCAAAGTTCTTCTTCCTTCAGCCCCAAATCAGACATTGAGATCCTGGGGTTCAGGTTTTGCTTACAAATCCTATCAAGGCGAGCATCTGTTCTTCCACCCCAAAGCAGATGTCTTTTTTGCCCCAGATGATGCGGCCATCCCAGCAAACTCCTAGCAGAACAGAGGGGCTCAGGGCATGAATTTGGAAACTGCCATCCTTCCTCTTACCCTTTCCTGCTACCTTACACATCCCCAGGCTGCTATTGGAATGGCAGGAATAGCTCTGAAAATGCTCACAGAGACAGTGAGGCTGCTGGCAGTGAACTGCACTGATatgagaagctgctgctgagcatctcCCTGTCCTCTTCACCTCTCCCTGGTATTTCTCAGCTGTTTGAAATGGGCGGTTTGGCTCCCCAGCTGGAAAAAAACCTCTGTGGGGACCTTGGCTGAGCAAAGAGAAAGGCAGGACAGAAATCAAAGCGAAGCAGTAAGGAAATGAAGCATCCTGATGAGCAAATCTGATTTCTAGCTTGTTATTATTTTTGCGTGGGGACTTTTCTCCCCTGTCAGAAagttttgtttcgttttgtttttaataactgGAAATGGGTCATCCCTTCCTAAGatcaggaagaagaagaaaaattgcagcAAATCTGAGAAAGTCGGAGTGAAATCTGCCGCTGCCGGAGGGTGACCCATGAGTGGGAATTGCAGGGACCCCGTGAGCAGTTTCCAGGCATTATTATGGGATGGTGCCCATCGATGGACAACTCTACCTCTTggatttaaaagagaaaagtgaatCACTGCAGCACGGCAGCTCCGGCAGAGTGGGGACAGAGCTGTATCATCCACAGCAGAGGTATAgcataaatctgtttttttttttttccccagcagaaatGTAAGTCTGGAATAAAATAATACTGCAAATGAGACTTGCAGACTTTTAAACTCTTTCTGTCTGATGTTGCCTCCACTTCCCCAGTGAACCTCTCCTGGGAATGCTGATTCCCAGGGCTCCAAACCCATGCTGACCCGGTGAGGATAAGGCTATGCCCTCGTCTCTCCATCCCTTTACCCACAGCAGTGATTTATATTCCCACTTTCTGATTTCCCAACATTTCCATACCCTTTTCCTGCCTGGTCTCCCTCCAAAAATTGCTATAATAACCCCAAATCTATTTATTCTGGAGAGAGTCTTACTACTTTTCCCtatcccatttttattttctcttgcagaAAGACGTGGAACCTGATCTCCCgagcactgaaatatttcaagtttGTGCAAACGAAGCTGGTTAATAAATGAAATCCAGGCACTCACCTGGCAGTCCTCGGTGCTGGGATGGGAAGGGGCTGCTGCGTGCGGCTCTCACTCCGAGCAGAGAGACATCAGCGCCTTCCCCTCAACTTCTGCaccctctcttttcttttattgttattaagagggctgtgatattttttctctctatgGAAACGCTTTTCCCCTCCCTCgtgtatatataaaaatgagCGATCACGGGGTTTGAGTCGTAACTCCAGACGTGGAGCCTTCGTTTGGGCATGAttgcattaaaatgaaatcagaaggAGCTGGCGACGTCACGGGGCTGCAGTGCCTCTCCCCattcagaaagtaaaaaaataaaaagggaggggggggagaaaaagacCTCTGAACCCGACAAGCAGGTGACGCTCACCCAAAAACAGGGCTGTCGTCAGTGCTGGGGCTTTGCAGGGTCACACAGACACGTTTCTTCCACTCTTCTTGCACTCAGTGCAAggatattttaaatgcaaagaatTGCTGTGGCCCCTAAAGATGCCCGTTTAGGTTTTCAGCAGCGTTATCCcagtcatttattttcaaagtgtgGAGCTGGTGCATCTTCTTGGCTGGGTTTTGCCCACAAGCCCTGTCCACAGTCCCTCAGACTCCTTAAACACACTGAGATCCAGCAGAACAAATTCAGATTGCTCCAAGGTTGCAACCAAGAAGAAAACCTCAGTCCATTGCCCCAGGACTCCTGGTGTAGTCAGTCTGTagtcccagcactgctctaATCCTGGTGTAGTCTTGGTGCTAAAGAGAGAGTGAGATTGGAGGTCTTCCccaagttctttactatgaaagtggtgaggtgctggaaaaggctgcccagagaggttgtggatgacctgaccatccctggaggtgttcaaggtcaggttggatgggccctgggaagcctggcCCCTTCCAaccgggccattctgtgattcctgttGGAAATGAGGACTGTTCCATGTGGTGCTGGTATGATAGACCTCAAAAAGTCACGTTTCTGGGAAAGGATTCCTCCAAAACTCACCACAGATTGGATGGGCTGCAGGCTCCTGAATGGCTTTAAAGCCCGTTATCATTAATTGTCATTGTCTGGGAAAAGAACAAATCCTACTGAACTTGGGGAAAGCCCTCTGAGTCCCCTGCCAAAAGTCTTGTCTTCCACAAATGACTCTGAGTGGGTTCTGAGTGAGGATGGGGAGATGCTCTCACCCCTGGACCACACGCCTGCAGTGGTCACAGGTGCTCCTTGGAGAAATAAAGCTGTGGATCTTCTTGGATGAAGATCTTTGGGCTTTTCACCAGGCCCTTGAAGTTTCCCTTGAAGCTGAAATGTAACAACTGTCAACAGCAAGAGCTCCCCATTGCCTTCTGTCCCAGGTTGAGCATTTTCCCCTTAACCGCCTCCAGCTGTTGGCTGAGACACGTTGGcacccactgctgcagcaatCCATTCCTCTTTTCATCCTAGGCTTCTAACTTCCCATTTCCATTTCCCCTCCATCACTAAGACCTGGAAGACAGTTTTGTTATCCAAATCCTTGGAGCCAGTGGTTGTCACCGGAAACCAACCTGCCTGCAGATGCTAGTGCAAGGACCTGAGTGAAAAAATCCATTGGAGGGACTCCTTCCtagcaaagagaaagggaaacCACCACCTGGCCCACGATTCGCactcttcagaaaacatttccaacCAAATTTGTTGCAGAGGGATGAACTTCCTCTAAGGGCTGCAGGATCTCTGAGCTATTGAAATCCTTCGTCTCATCCTTTGTGAAAACAGTGATGGATGAGAGCTATTTCCAACTCATCCCTCATGGTGGAGATCCACTAAAAATGATTTCCCTTTACTCTCATTGCAGACGTCGGAGTGCTGAATCTTGGCAACCTTTGGCTTCCTTGGGTTGTGTCCTCAACCTTGGTGAGGTGAGGAGGGCTGGGTCAGCCCCATTACCTGATGTATTATTTATCACTGGGGGACTGGTCCAACTCCTAAGTTTTGTGCCTAGAGTGAGTGGTGAGGGCTTGGCTAGGATTTATATCCTTGTGCTTCCTTGGAGACATGTTTGGCATCTTCTTGATCCCTGGGGACTGTACATAGCAGCAGTGGTCCTTGCAAAAAGCTCAGGAGAACCTTGGATCCTGTTGGGCTCAGACCACTGACAACTCCACGTGTTTCAAAGTGGGTTAGGGATGATCCACCCACTTTCTTCCCCTGATTTTATggggctgaggttggaagaaGGGGGTTGAACTTGCAAATCCGTGTGGGATGGGGACTCTTAGTGCCAAGTTGGATGATGAGTGCTTCATGAATGGTGTGTGGGTCCCTCTGTTCCCCTGCCTATCAGAAGGATAGGCATGTCTCACTATGGCAGAGGGGAACCACTGAAAGTCTCTTGGGGGGGCATTTTGCATTTAACAGTCTGGAGATCAATGGAGGAACTCCTTCTTCTAGTGTGAGGCGTGGGTCTGGCATCCCATGGGCCCAAAGGTGGGGAAGAACTGCTAACCCCAAAATCAAAGCCTGTTGCACCTCTCTGACACAAGGACCTCATGGCTCTGATCATCTCCAGGAGTTTCAGACCTTCAGGTCAAGATGGAAACCCTGCCATTGCCAGAACTTTGTAACCTGGGGTACATGAGGAAGGGGTTATAGGATAGGGAGCAGTATGATGTTA encodes:
- the UCN3 gene encoding urocortin-3, producing MPHAKLLLLLALLCATETSRAFRLYNAASIFSCLNAAITEAQKSLPEENTVLDKRGYDYHPAEEASEEEEEAEEERGKRTFPGEGHYKYTSQAQVKGKTYQNRAKSDRRTKVTLSLDVPTNIMNILFNIAKAKNLRAKAAANAHLMAQIGRRK